Proteins encoded within one genomic window of Triticum aestivum cultivar Chinese Spring chromosome 2D, IWGSC CS RefSeq v2.1, whole genome shotgun sequence:
- the LOC123056125 gene encoding probable indole-3-pyruvate monooxygenase YUCCA10, with amino-acid sequence MESVPVLIVGAGPAGLATAPCLGQFSIPYAIVERESCSASLWRNRAYDRLKLHLAKEFCKSYSGKNVLVVGSGNSGMEIAYDLATHGANTSIVIRSPIHVMTKKLIRLGMTLAHHLPLNLVDKLLVMAAYLIFGDLSRHGITRPKMGPMTLKSETGRSAVIDVGTVGLIKKGIIKVQGSISKIKGNIVKFQCCKRISFDAIVFATGYKSTANIWLKNGESMLNGNGLPIQKYPNHRKGENGLYCAGLARRGLAGIAADAKNIANDIKSVIDSMSS; translated from the exons ATGGAGAGTGTTCCAGTGTTGATTGTTGGTGCTGGGCCAGCAGGCCTTGCAACGGCACCATGCCTTGGTCAATTCTCGATTCCTTATGCCATCGTCGAGCGCGAGAGCTGTAGCGCGTCACTCTGGCGCAACCGTGCATATGATCGCCTCAAGCTGCATCTTGCAAAGGAGTTCT GCAAGAGCTACTCTGGCAAGAATGTATTGGTCGTTGGATCTGGCAACTCCGGGATGGAAATTGCTTATGACCTTGCGACCCATGGTGCCAATACATCGATTGTTATACGAAGCCCG ATTCATGTAATGACAAAGAAATTAATTCGTTTGGGGATGACACTTGCTCACCATCTTCCATTGAATCTAGTGGATAAACTCCTTGTGATGGCAGCGTATTTAATATTTGGAGACCTGTCACGACATGGCATCACAAGGCCAAAAATGGGTCCAATGACCCTCAAATCAGAAACAGGCCGATCTGCAGTGATTGATGTTGGGACTGTTGGATTGATCAAAAAAGGCATCATCAAA GTTCAGGGGAGCATTAGTAAGATCAAGGGCAACATAGTTAAATTTCAATGCTGTAAAAGAATCTCATTTGATGCGATTGTGTTTGCAACTGGATACAAAAGCACGGCAAATATATGGCTCAAG AATGGTGAGAGCATGTTAAATGGCAACGGACTGCCCATCCAAAAATATCCGAATCATCGGAAAGGTGAAAATGGGCTCTACTGTGCTGGGTTAGCGAGGAGAGGATTAGCCGGTATTGCAGCAGATGCCAAGAATATCGCTAATGACATCAAATCTGTGATAGACTCTATGTCAAGTTAA